The DNA region TCAGTTTTCAGGCCACCCTAGTCGGTGGCTTTTTTTAAGACACAACCACATGCGGTAAACTATAGGTCTGTATAGTAAATCTGTTAGACTGATAACAAGATGATCTCAGGAAATAGTGCCATGAAATCCGACCCCAATGTTACCTTGGTGTACAGTACAGATAAGGGCCGAATCAGCGAAACAGCGCCGTCACCTCAAATTCCGCAAGGCGATGGGATTGTACGTATTCATCGCGACAGTAAAGGACGAAAAGGTAAAGGTGTGGCAGTCATTAGCGGTCTTGCACTGAGTATTGATGAACTCAAAGCCTTGGCACAAAAGCTAAAAAAACAATGCGGTTGTGGCGGCACGGTAAAGGAGTTTACTATCGAAGTTCAGACCGATAATCGGGAACAACTTAAAACCTTGCTGGAAAAGATGGGTTATCAGGTGAAGCTGGCCGGTGGCTGACAAACCTCTAACCAGGAGTCGTTGAATGGACAGTTTGCAAAACCATTTCCTTATCGCTATGCCTTCGCTGAACGACACTTTTTTTGAACGTTCATTGATTTATATCTGTGAGCACGATGCCAAGGGTGCGATGGGATTGATGGTCAACCGCCCGATAGGTTTGGAAGTTCAGGAATTACTGGCGCAACTGGATTTAAAGGAGTCGCCGCAGCTTCTGCCATCGCTGGAAAACCAAGTGCTCATTGGCGGCCCAGTCAATCCTGAGCGCGGTTTCGTATTGCATAGCAACCAGCCACATTGGGCCAACAGTAATCCCGTCAGCGATAACTTAATGTTGACCACATCCCGAGATATTCTGGCGGCCTTGGGCTCGCACAAGGCTCCGGTACACTTTCTGGTTGTGCTGGGTTACGCCGGTTGGAGCCGTAATCAGCTGGAACAAGAGTTAGCAGAAAACTCTTGGCTGACACTGCCTGCCACAGAAGAACTCCTGTTTAACACCCCTTTTGAAGAACGCTGGGAGAAAGCCACCAACTCACTGGGTTTTGATGCCTGGCAGATGTCTGGCGATATAGGTCACGCATGAGCAAAACCGTACTGGGATTTGATTTTGGCACCAAAAGTATTGGGGTAGCGGTCGGTCAGGAGATCACCGCCAGTGCCCAGCCACTATTGTCACTGAAAGCTAATGATGGTGTTCCTGATTGGCAGCAAATCGCCACACTTTTGCAGGAATGGCAGCCAGATCTGGTGGTGGTGGGGTTACCCCTAAACATGGATGGCAGTGAACAGGAAATGACGCAGCGAGCCCGTAAGTTTGCTAATCGCATTCACGGTCGTTTTGGGGTAGCGGTAGTTACTCAGGATGAGCGCCTGACCACTACTGATGCCAAAGCCAGATTATTTGAGCTTGGAGGCTTTAAAGCCTTAGGTAAGAGTAAAGTAGATGCGGTTTCTGCCGTACTGATCATCGAAAGTTTTTTGAGAATCAGTACGACATTTAAGATCAACTGCCGCGCTTGGTAACCAACGGTGCTAATGTGCTGCTGGCGCGGCCTCGGTTGCCAGTAACTTATCAATCGCGTCGTTGAGTTCTTGGCTATCAGGCGTCACTCGAGAGCTAAATTGCTGCACACGCTTGCCGTCACCACTCACCAGATATTTGAAGAAATTCCATTTGGGTGAACCCGCTTTATCATCAAGATAGGCGAATACCGGATTAACATCGCTGCCACGTACCGCGGAAGTTGCCAGCATAGTGAAGGTAACCCCGTAATTGATATAACAGATTTTCGCCGTATCTTTTTCCTGTTTTTCTTCCTGGAAAAAATCATTGGAAGGAAAGCCAAGCACCACCAAGCCCTTATCTTGGTACTTTTTATGTAATGCTTCCAATCCTTTAAATTGTGGAGTGAATCCACAGTGACTGGCCGTATTGACAATCAACACAGGTTTGCCCTGAGTAACAGCGCACAGCTCCACCATCTCCTGAGAATGTAATTTACGCAGTTGCAGATTGAGATAATCAGGACATTGCGCGGCAGTTGCTGATGCCGCCCACAGCAACATCACGGATAAATAGCCTGACAGTTTCATATGCAGATCCTAGTTGTAGATGGATAAGATAGCAGTTTTAGGCTAGCACAAGGCCGATGACCAGAGTTAAAAATAAAGGCCAATATTAATATTCAGACGCGAATGCCAACCATCACTGGCATCATCAATACCAATACCTGGGCCACCCGCGAACCACATGTTTTTACCAGCAATCCAGTCAACATAGCTGTAAAACTTACCGGCGGTTATTGAGCAGCCCGTGACGTTCTGTATGGAGTTGTCCAGACCACGCCCAGATGCCGCAATATGGGTAAAATCGTTATAACAGGTGATATTTGATACCGGCCCCCAATGCACATCCATACTATGAGAAAGGTTAGCGCTCACAACATCCGCCTTGGCTGCCACTTCAAACGGGTAAGCAAACGCTGACATCGCCATCCGTTCATCCGGCATGTCATAATCATAATGGAGATATTGCAACTGGGTTTGCCAACTGTGCCAGTCCATTTGCCAATGGATTGCGGCGGCATATCCGTCACTGTCGCTGCCCGCTGCAGCACCTTCTAGTTGCTGGTAATCAAACCGATTTAACTGCAATGAAGCACCGAGCTTATGGCTGACATTGCCACTGCTGAAACTTCGCTCTATCCTGCCATTGAGTTGCCCGGCTTCCTCATATGGATGCGCAGCTGTTGTGGCAGTATCAAAAGAATAACGTTTAAAGCGGCTGCCATCACCATACTCATCGTTGGCAAAATAGGCTAAATCATAGCGCCAGCCATCCTGTTCGTACTGCCAGTGAATACCAGCATCATAATCGTCTTCAAATCCAAGATAATAAGTGCCGCCGAACCAGAAAGAATGCGAAGCATAAGGCAACAGGCCAAAAGGCACTTGGGTTACCCCAATTTTCACACTGGACTGTTCAGAAAACTTATAGCCCATCCACGCGTGATGAATAACGTCTTGATCTTGATACCAGCGATACTGTGCCGAGGCAAATAACTGCCCGTCGTCATAATTAACATCGGCACGAAACAGCTCAAACTCAAACTTGGCATTGTTATCGTAATCTTTCCAGCCATAGTTAAGACGCACAGCACCACCGATATCCAGCGCCTCGGAAACAGGCACAGCCAACACCGGAAAGGTAACCCCCAAGCTGGCAACCACAGCCCATAGTTTTTTGCTAATTTTCATCCTTTCCTCCGTTTTATATAAAAAATGGCGCAGGATCCTAACAAAAAATCATTTAAAATTCGAATTACATACAAAAAATAAAATATGCCAAGCAAAGTACCGCCTGCAACCACAGTTGCTACTCAATCCATATCCAGCGTCACACCTTCCATGGAACCCGCCGACCCAGTCGTGCCACTTTGCAGTTTGATCATCAGGCGCAAATCGTTGGGCGAATCGGCATGGCGTAAGGCTTCGGCATAGGTGATCTCGCCATCATTAAATAACTTAAACAACGCCTGGTCGAAGGTTTGCATACCCTGCTCATTCGATTTCGCCATAGTTTCTTTCAGCAGATGTAACTCATTGTTTTGAATGATACTGGCAACGCGAGGCGTGTTGATGAGGATTTCAATGGCGGCGCGGCGGCCGCTACCATCCGCCTTGGGGATCAATTGCTGCGCCACAATGCCACGTAAATTCAAAGACAAATCAAATAACAATTGCCGATGCTTACTTTCCGGCACCAAGTGCATTATGCGATCCAGCGCCTGGTTGGCATTATTGGCGTGCAAGGTAGCCATACACAGGTGGCCGGTTTCAGCGAAAGATAGTGCAAACTCCATGGTTTCCTGACTACGGATTTCGCCAATAAGAATCACGTCTGGCGCCTGTCGCAACGAACTTTTCAGTGCCGCATCAAAAGATTCGGTATCAATGCCAACTTCGCGCTGGGTAATAATGCTCTTGCGATGCTGATGCACAAATTCGATGGGGTCTTCAATAGTCAGGATATGGCCTTTGGAATTTTCATTACGGTAGCCAATCAGTGCTGCCAGCGAGGTAGATTTACCCGTACCAGTACCACCGACCATGATCACCAGCCCCCGTTTACTCATCACCAGATCTCTGAGAATGGCGGGTAAACTGAGTTCTTCCATGGTGGGGATACGGATTTCAATGCGCCGCATTACACAGCCTGCGGCTTCTCGCTGCCAGAAAGCGCTGACACGGAAGCGCCCTAAGCCTTTAACGCCAATCGCAAAATTACATTCCTTGCTGTCATGAAACGCCTTTTTGTTTTCCGGCGTCATCAATGACTCTACAAATTCCAGCGCCTGCTCTTGGTTAAACGGATTCTCGGCTAATGGCCGCAGCTCCCCATCTACCTTGGCGCTTGGCGGGAACCCCGCCGTTACAAACAGGTCGGAGGCTTTACGCGCTACCATTTCCTCAAGAAAAGGTCTGACGTCCATCCCAGCTCCTTACAGATTTAGTTGTTTGTTAGAACTCTTAGATAGCGCATCTTCACGGGTGATCACCCCACGAGCCACCAGATGTTGCAGGCTCTGCTCCAGTGTCTGCATGCCGTGCGCCATCCCCGTCTGAATGGCGGAATACATCTGCGCCACTTTATCCTCACGAATGAGGTTACGGATAGCGGGCGTCCCCATCATGATCTCGTGAGCCGCGACCCGGCCACCACCGATTTTCTTGATCAAGGTCTGTGAAATTACCGCCTGCAAGGATTCAGACAACATGGTGCGCACCATATCTTTTTCACCCGATGGGAACACGTCAACCACACGGTCAATGGTTTTAGCGGCTGAGGTGGTATGCAAGGTACCAAACACCAGATGACCAGTTTCAGCCGCGGTTAATGCTAAGCGGATGGTTTCCAGGTCACGCATTTCACCCACTAGGATGACATCCGGGTCTTCACGCAAAGCACTACGCAGCGCCGCCGCAAAGCTCAATGTATGGCGATGGACTTCACGCTGATTGATCAAACAGTTTTTAGGCTTGTGTACAAATTCGATGGGGTCTTCAATGGTGAGAATATGGTCGTGACGATTGTCATTCACATAATCAATCATGGCTGCCAAGGTCGTACTTTTACCAGAACCTGTAGGCCCGGTAACCAACACTAATCCACGAGGATATGAGGAGATTTTCTTAAAAATTTCAGGAGCGCCCAGATGCTCCAGCGTTAGAATATCGCTCGGAATGGTGCGAAAGACAGCGGCCGCGCCACGGGCCTGATTAAAGGCGTTCACCCTGAACCGCGCCAGATTGGGCACCTCAAAGGAAAAATCGATTTCCAGGTGCTCTTCATAATCCTTACGCTGTTTGTCGTTCATGATGTCATACACCAGCCGATGCACATCCTGATGCGTCAATTCTGGGACATTGAGTTTTCTCACCTCCCCATCAACGCGGATCAACGGTGGCACCCCGGAAGACAGATGCAGATCCGAGGCGTTATGCTTTACACTAAAAGCCAATAATTCAGTGATTTCCATAGAGTGGGATATCCCTTACAAGCGAAAGATTAACATCATGACAACAATAGCAGAGAGACTGGCACTCGCCCAGCACCGGATCACGCTGGCAGCGGGGAAATGCGCCAGACAAGCGACTGACATCACATTGCTGGCAGTCAGTAAAACGAAGCCCGTGACCGATATTATTGCCGCTTATGCCGCCGGTCAGCGCTGTTTCGGTGAAAACTATGTGCAGGAAGGCCAGCAAAAATTCTCGAACTCCGTCAACAGTATCCTGACATAGAGTGGCACTTTATCGGCCCATTACAATCTAACAAAAGCCGGGCGGTGGCGGAACTGTTCCACTGGATGCATACCATAGATCGCAGCAAGATTGCCCAACGACTCAACGAACAGCGCCCCGATTCACTGCCACCGCTGAATGTCTGCATCCAGATCAATGTCAGCGGTGAAGCCTCAAAATCGGGGATCAGCGGTGTCCAGGACATGCTAGCGCTTGCCAGCGACATCGCACAGTTACCACGGCTTAGGTTACGCGGTCTAATGACAATTCCCAGTGCGGAAGAGGGTGACGGACTTATTCATGAATATCAGCAGATGCAACAACTGTTCGCACAGCTGCAACAGGCATTTCCACAAGTAGATACACTGTCCATGGGCATGAGCCACGACCTGGAGTTAGCAGTAGCGCACGGTGCCACCATGGTGCGCATCGGCAGTGCTATCTTTGGTGCCCGAGACTACAGCCAAAAACCGGCTTGATTGGCCGTAGTGCCCTTGTTTTTGCTACCCTAAGCCCAAATACTATTGGCATTCGCGGTTTTGCACCGTGAAATTGCAACCAGACAGAGGATTTTATGTCAGACAAGCGCATCTGTTTTATCGGTGCCGGCAATATGAGTCGCAGTATCATCAGCGGCCTCGTCAGCAGTGGCTATCAACCACAGTTAATTGAAGCCAGTAACCCGAGCACTGGCAAACTGCAAGCATTGCAGACAGATTTTGCCATCAAGGTGACCACAGATAATCTGGCAGCCGCCCGCGCCGCCGATGTGATTGTTCTGGCGGTAAAACCGCAACTGATGCAACAGGTATGTGCCGCTTTGCAGTCATTAGACCTGTCCGACAAACTGCTTATCACCATCGCGGCGGGTATCAATGCCGCGCGCTATAGCGACAGTGATTATCTGGCACAACCAGTGAAATTAATTCGTACCATGCCAAATACGCCAATGCAGATTGGTGCAGGCATGAGTGGCATGTTCGCCCCCGCTAATATCAGCGATGAAGACAAAGTTATCTGCCATCGCATTATGACCAGTGGTGGTCAAGCGGTGTGGGTAGATAAAGAAGCCGACCTGAATCTAGTCATTGCCTTGGCTGGCAGTTCACCTGCCTACTTTTTCCTGTTTGTCGAAGCTATGATAAATGCAGCGGCAGAATTAGGCATGGAGCCATCAAAAGCCCGGGCACTAGCGCAACAGGCAGCATTGGGCGCCGCCAGAATGCTCCAGGAAAACCCGCAACTATCACCGCAGCAACTGAGGCAAAATGTCACATCAAAGGGTGGCACTACCCATGAAGCGGTTGAAACCTTTAAGCAAGGGGAACTGCCGGAGTTAGTCAAACAAGCAATGAACAACTGTATTGCCAGAGCTGAAGCGATGGCGAAAGAATTCTGAGCAACCATAGAGAACGATAACATCCATGAATGCATTCGCTTACTTAGTTAATACCCTGTTTGATCTGTATCTAATGGTGGTGATTTTGCGCTTCTGGCTACAGCTGGCGCGGGCTGATTTTTATAATCCGTTCAGCCAGTTTATTGTCAAAGCCACCCATCCAATCGTTGCCCCGATGCGGCGTATTCTGCCCGCCATTGGTGCTGTTGACACCGCGTCTGTGGTACTGGCGTTAGCCGTAGTCGTGATTAAAATCCTCTTGTTGTCACTGATCGCCGGAGCCAGTTTTGATTTTGGCACTACCATTATTTTTGCCATTGTGTCTGTCATCAAGGAAGCCGGGGTATTGTTGTTCTGGATCCTGATTATCCGCGCGATTTTGAGTTGGGTCAGTCAAGGCAGTAACCCGTTTGAATACGTATTAATCCAGTTGACTGAGCCTATTCTCAGCCCTATCCGCCGTATTATTCCGCCCATGGGAGGGCTGGATCTGTCGGTACTGCTGCTGATGGTTGGTCTTAATTTCCTCAATATGTTGCTGGCTCAGTACGTGCCCTTCTGGGCGATGGCCTGATGCCCGCGATTGTGCAAGAGCAGCAGGATCTGCTGCTCAACCTCTATATCCAGCCTAAAGCCAGCCGTGATCAGTGGGTTGGCATCCACGGCGATGAAGTAAAACTGGCCATTACCGCGCCGCCCATTGATGGCAAAGCCAATGCTTATCTGGCGAAATGGCTGGCAAAAGCGTTTAAAGTGCCGAAAAGCCAAGTGACCATAATCAAAGGCGAATTGGGGCGGCATAAACAAGTGCGTATCAGCGCCCCCAAAGCGCTGCCCGAGTTTATCCAACAATTGCTCTGAGTCATTACCTCACTGCCATAGGCTTACGCCGCTTAAGCGGTTATAATCTCCCCATGTTGCAGTAAAAACTTAAATACCATCAGTGCGCCGATTTCTCCTGTTAGTTGTGTTATGGCTGACCGCCGTCAGTGTTGCTTATGCAGAACAGAAACTGCAGGTCGGGCATTACGATATTCACTATATGGCGTTGCCCAGCACTTTTCTGACCCCCGCCATCGCCCACAACTACGGCATCGATCGCAGCCCCTATACCGGTTTTCTCAACGTGGTGGTGCAAGATCGTGAGCTGCCGGGGCAACCCATGGTCGCGGTAGAAATCAGCGGCATTGCCACCAATATTCTCGATGCTCGCTTCAAGCTGAAATTTCGTGAAATTCGCGAAGGTCATTCAATTTACTATTTGGCGGAATGCCCTTATCGCGACACCGAAGAGATCCGCTTCAAGCTGGTGATCCGTAAAGATAATGACCTCAATACAACAGTGGATTTCAACCAGAAATTCTTTAATGACTGAGATGATGTTTTGCGGATAACGGCAAGGGTTGGCTATGATGGCCAGCGACTCAGTACAGGATAAATCCCATGAAAAAATCGTGTTAGCCAGTGGCAACAAAGGCAAACTGGCAGAATTTGCCGACATGTTGGCCGACTTTAATATAGAAGTATTACCCCAGAGCGTCTTCGAAGTAACAGAAGCCATCGAAGATGGACTGAGCTTTGTAGAGAACGCCATCATCAAAGCCCGCCATGCCGCGCTGGCAACCGGATTACCCGCCATTGCCGATGACTCAGGGCTGGAAGTGGACGCTCTTGGTGGCGAGCCTGGCATCTACTCAGCCCGTTACAGCGGTGAACATGCTACCGCTGAGTCCAATTATCAGAAACTGTTAGCCGCACTCGAACAAGTTGCCGCGCCGCGCCGCGCACGTTTCCAATGTGTACTGGTATATATGCGGCATGCGGCTGACCCGACTCCGATTATCTGCCAGGCAGCTTGGGAAGGTGAGATAGGTCTTGAGCCCAAAGGTGCA from Shewanella dokdonensis includes:
- the yciH gene encoding stress response translation initiation inhibitor YciH, coding for MKSDPNVTLVYSTDKGRISETAPSPQIPQGDGIVRIHRDSKGRKGKGVAVISGLALSIDELKALAQKLKKQCGCGGTVKEFTIEVQTDNREQLKTLLEKMGYQVKLAGG
- a CDS encoding YqgE/AlgH family protein, with the protein product MDSLQNHFLIAMPSLNDTFFERSLIYICEHDAKGAMGLMVNRPIGLEVQELLAQLDLKESPQLLPSLENQVLIGGPVNPERGFVLHSNQPHWANSNPVSDNLMLTTSRDILAALGSHKAPVHFLVVLGYAGWSRNQLEQELAENSWLTLPATEELLFNTPFEERWEKATNSLGFDAWQMSGDIGHA
- the ruvX gene encoding Holliday junction resolvase RuvX, giving the protein MSKTVLGFDFGTKSIGVAVGQEITASAQPLLSLKANDGVPDWQQIATLLQEWQPDLVVVGLPLNMDGSEQEMTQRARKFANRIHGRFGVAVVTQDERLTTTDAKARLFELGGFKALGKSKVDAVSAVLIIESFLRISTTFKINCRAW
- a CDS encoding glutathione peroxidase, producing the protein MKLSGYLSVMLLWAASATAAQCPDYLNLQLRKLHSQEMVELCAVTQGKPVLIVNTASHCGFTPQFKGLEALHKKYQDKGLVVLGFPSNDFFQEEKQEKDTAKICYINYGVTFTMLATSAVRGSDVNPVFAYLDDKAGSPKWNFFKYLVSGDGKRVQQFSSRVTPDSQELNDAIDKLLATEAAPAAH
- a CDS encoding PilT/PilU family type 4a pilus ATPase, with protein sequence MDVRPFLEEMVARKASDLFVTAGFPPSAKVDGELRPLAENPFNQEQALEFVESLMTPENKKAFHDSKECNFAIGVKGLGRFRVSAFWQREAAGCVMRRIEIRIPTMEELSLPAILRDLVMSKRGLVIMVGGTGTGKSTSLAALIGYRNENSKGHILTIEDPIEFVHQHRKSIITQREVGIDTESFDAALKSSLRQAPDVILIGEIRSQETMEFALSFAETGHLCMATLHANNANQALDRIMHLVPESKHRQLLFDLSLNLRGIVAQQLIPKADGSGRRAAIEILINTPRVASIIQNNELHLLKETMAKSNEQGMQTFDQALFKLFNDGEITYAEALRHADSPNDLRLMIKLQSGTTGSAGSMEGVTLDMD
- a CDS encoding type IV pilus twitching motility protein PilT codes for the protein MEITELLAFSVKHNASDLHLSSGVPPLIRVDGEVRKLNVPELTHQDVHRLVYDIMNDKQRKDYEEHLEIDFSFEVPNLARFRVNAFNQARGAAAVFRTIPSDILTLEHLGAPEIFKKISSYPRGLVLVTGPTGSGKSTTLAAMIDYVNDNRHDHILTIEDPIEFVHKPKNCLINQREVHRHTLSFAAALRSALREDPDVILVGEMRDLETIRLALTAAETGHLVFGTLHTTSAAKTIDRVVDVFPSGEKDMVRTMLSESLQAVISQTLIKKIGGGRVAAHEIMMGTPAIRNLIREDKVAQMYSAIQTGMAHGMQTLEQSLQHLVARGVITREDALSKSSNKQLNL
- the proC gene encoding pyrroline-5-carboxylate reductase, translating into MSDKRICFIGAGNMSRSIISGLVSSGYQPQLIEASNPSTGKLQALQTDFAIKVTTDNLAAARAADVIVLAVKPQLMQQVCAALQSLDLSDKLLITIAAGINAARYSDSDYLAQPVKLIRTMPNTPMQIGAGMSGMFAPANISDEDKVICHRIMTSGGQAVWVDKEADLNLVIALAGSSPAYFFLFVEAMINAAAELGMEPSKARALAQQAALGAARMLQENPQLSPQQLRQNVTSKGGTTHEAVETFKQGELPELVKQAMNNCIARAEAMAKEF
- a CDS encoding YggT family protein produces the protein MNAFAYLVNTLFDLYLMVVILRFWLQLARADFYNPFSQFIVKATHPIVAPMRRILPAIGAVDTASVVLALAVVVIKILLLSLIAGASFDFGTTIIFAIVSVIKEAGVLLFWILIIRAILSWVSQGSNPFEYVLIQLTEPILSPIRRIIPPMGGLDLSVLLLMVGLNFLNMLLAQYVPFWAMA
- the yggU gene encoding DUF167 family protein YggU, which encodes MPAIVQEQQDLLLNLYIQPKASRDQWVGIHGDEVKLAITAPPIDGKANAYLAKWLAKAFKVPKSQVTIIKGELGRHKQVRISAPKALPEFIQQLL
- a CDS encoding DUF4426 domain-containing protein, with protein sequence MRRFLLLVVLWLTAVSVAYAEQKLQVGHYDIHYMALPSTFLTPAIAHNYGIDRSPYTGFLNVVVQDRELPGQPMVAVEISGIATNILDARFKLKFREIREGHSIYYLAECPYRDTEEIRFKLVIRKDNDLNTTVDFNQKFFND
- the rdgB gene encoding RdgB/HAM1 family non-canonical purine NTP pyrophosphatase, with translation MMASDSVQDKSHEKIVLASGNKGKLAEFADMLADFNIEVLPQSVFEVTEAIEDGLSFVENAIIKARHAALATGLPAIADDSGLEVDALGGEPGIYSARYSGEHATAESNYQKLLAALEQVAAPRRARFQCVLVYMRHAADPTPIICQAAWEGEIGLEPKGAHGHGYDPVFIPLGFRQTAAELSSDEKNQLSHRGKALKLLLEAFHQQGIID